A region from the Rhodothermales bacterium genome encodes:
- a CDS encoding bacteriorhodopsin gives MDLSTTLHFVYVACMAGGALLFLAWMRDPRGVPTWEYLVATIIPVWSGLAYLAMALGLGTVEVAGQTTYWARYADWVVTTPLLLVALWMTATTRTDKRPHVPTLLTLVTADVVMILCGLVGDLSTGPARYVFFAVGVGALVLIFWTVFGPLRRVAGHDAEVADVYGKVAVYLALFWVGYPLTWILGPSGLGVVGQTTDTVLFVLLPVFSKVGFSILDLGLLRRIGGEPGRDAVRPSLSPVV, from the coding sequence ACCCTCCACTTCGTCTACGTTGCCTGCATGGCGGGCGGGGCGCTCCTCTTCCTCGCGTGGATGCGCGACCCGCGCGGCGTGCCGACGTGGGAATACCTCGTCGCCACCATCATCCCCGTCTGGTCGGGGCTGGCCTACCTCGCGATGGCGCTCGGGCTCGGCACCGTCGAAGTCGCGGGGCAGACGACGTACTGGGCGCGCTACGCCGACTGGGTGGTGACGACGCCGCTCCTGCTCGTCGCCCTGTGGATGACGGCCACGACGCGGACCGACAAGCGCCCGCACGTCCCCACGCTCCTCACCCTCGTTACTGCGGACGTGGTGATGATCCTGTGCGGGCTCGTGGGCGACCTCTCGACGGGGCCGGCGCGCTACGTCTTCTTCGCCGTCGGCGTCGGCGCGCTCGTGCTCATCTTCTGGACCGTATTCGGGCCGCTCCGCCGCGTCGCAGGCCACGACGCCGAGGTCGCCGACGTCTACGGGAAGGTGGCCGTCTACCTCGCGCTCTTCTGGGTCGGCTACCCGCTGACGTGGATCCTCGGCCCCTCCGGCTTGGGCGTGGTCGGGCAGACGACGGACACGGTGCTCTTCGTGCTCCTCCCGGTCTTTTCGAAGGTCGGATTCAGCATCCTCGACCTCGGGCTGCTCCGGCGGATCGGCGGCGA